Proteins encoded together in one Monomorium pharaonis isolate MP-MQ-018 chromosome 8, ASM1337386v2, whole genome shotgun sequence window:
- the LOC105829277 gene encoding uncharacterized protein LOC105829277: MDMNIKPSHCEATAIELELRNQVEMLTLIVIYRKPGQPIRKYEWRQFLAQFANRKNVILTGDFNAHNMAWNCKNTDVNGTLLADAMWKADLIVINTDTKSYTGDYKKPRSNLDLIIASLNMVDKIEYEITKKITDWKDFGKKMTEWLKAKPNWKKEDPMHLYNSLVEGMINAVRKEKPQSNSQRKTKEKEKNKDRKKNRSSQKPWWDEECKESVEERKRALKQFYRSQSLQSFIEFQRAKAKVKKITNQKKRTALYQFIESINKNTNMKYVWNKLRILRNPSKTINWNKWQNKNRNVTILNKIQEYAPCWAEVKKIDKVKEHKKEELNESIKIEEIRRALKKGKNQSAPGLDHIEYAMLKELPSELEEVLTFIFNRIFEGDMDVPEEWKMFQVIFIDKQDKEDVRPISLSSCLRKTYERVIAERLNWWAEAKGIYDKQQAGFRRGKSCLNNLMKLSAIINMNKLRNRNTMVALVDISSAYDNVLYDVMIEKLLKEGCPSKLTNTINELLYERTVDFTMENGTLLRRKVNKGLSQGAVLSPILYNIYTNKIMRTIPKEVKQVQFADDVAIVCSEKYLTNRVKLIESALEDTQEELDIIGLKINPRKTKIMEFNKHGTIDKTVKIKFENEDIRLSTEAKFLGIWLDTRLACDRQCNAVRDKARNANNILKYANKVTRGMEVNTALLLYKSLVRATIEYGIIMYLPTNREESTMKIEKAQYMGVRTAMGYRNSTPTNVMLAESKFLSMKNRARFLARNHIVKVVSESTTTGNDEIEAIMELEKEEMNYRLTSPCYKRSIAVEAWKQVKKDIESIKTNLREELFTTSYWDVTDNIIVDTEIGNLYSVKDKIIEKELLKDIQEKYELNQDTTRIYTDGSKQEKEPSVGCAFIVENEERGYFLSLNKAASIFTAEACAVAKAMEWVYHQKWKQNVLILTDSLSTVNALSNNEISTTCNIYILEARKWYSKIIKELKIKILIAWIPAHKGIWGNEEADKLAKEATKEEHTIELKIANRDLRNKHKEELAQRNNSELETQAEIKGKFYFANFYKKEERSPWFKGTNLPRRATVLFNRLRANHFNLNSSLARKGYIISERCQCGSEREELDHFTFSCNIHDETRMNMNLTEELNRVGASKPDSVWSWLRKEELSTLKAIRFTSFGHSMDVYGILVYEIGGHALSLKYVRWTFYGRPMDVIKTQTAHKYLNDIHKTSLTDIEDIHRPSVLHPSDILWTSMGYWFMKLVDMVYP; the protein is encoded by the exons ATGGATATGAATATCAAGCCAAGCCACTGCGAAGCCACTGCCATAGAACTAGAACTACGTAACCAGGTGGAAATGTTGACATTAATTGTGATATATCGAAAACCAGGGCAACcaataagaaaatatgaatGGAGACAATTCCTAGCACAATTCGCCAATAGGAAAAATGTAATCCTAACAGGTGATTTCAACGCGCATAACATGGCATGGAACTGCAAAAATACGGATGTAAACGGTACCCTACTGGCTGATGCTATGTGGAAGGCTGACCTGATTGTAATCAACACTGACACGAAGAGTTACACGGGGGATTACAAGAAACCTAGATCTAACTTAGATCTGATAATAGCATCATTGAACATGGTggataaaatagaatatga aattacaaaaaaaattacagactGGAAagattttggtaaaaaaatgaCAGAGTGGCTTAAGGCTAAACCAAATTGGAAAAAGGAAGATCCAATGCATCTATATAACAGTTTAGTGGAAGGAATGATTAATGcagtaagaaaagaaaagccACAAAGTAACAGTCAGCGAAAaacaaaggaaaaggaaaaaaacaaagataggAAGAAAAATAGGTCCAGTCAGAAACCATGGTGGGACGAAGAGTGCAAAGAAAGTGTAGAGGAAAGGAAGAGAGCACTCAAACAATTTTACAGAAGCCAATCCTTGCAGAGTTTTATAGAATTCCAAAGGGCAAAGGCCAAGGTTAAAAAGATAACTAACCAAAAAAAGAGGACAGCCCTATAccaatttattgaaagtattaaTAAGAATACAAACATGAAATATGTGTGGAACAAACTCAGAATCCTACGAAACCCTAGCAAAACAATCAATTGGAACAAGTGGCAGAACAAGAATAGAAACGTAACAATTCTGAACAAAATACAGGAATATGCCCCATGCTGGGcggaagttaaaaaaatagataaggtCAAGGAGCACAAGAAAGAGGAACTCAACGAAAGcattaaaattgaagaaataagaagagctttaaaaaaaggaaaaaatcaatCAGCGCCAGGTCTGGACCACATTGAATACGCCATGCTGAAAGAATTACCAAGCGAACTAGAAGAGGTCTTAACATTCATTTTTAACAGAATATTCGAAGGTGACATGGATGTACCAGAGGAGTGGAAAATGTTTCAAGTGATTTTTATTGACAAACAGGACAAAGAGGATGTGAGGCCTATCTCGCTGTCATCATGCTTAAGAAAAACATATGAGAGAGTAATAGCTGAAAGACTCAATTGGTGGGCCGAAGCCAAGGGAATATACGACAAGCAACAAGCTGGATTCAGAAGAGGTAAATCCtgtctaaataatttaatgaagcTATCAGCAATTATAAACATGAATAAACTAAGAAACAGAAATACTATGGTGGCATTAGTGGATATCTCTTCAGCCTATGATAATGTGTTATACGATGTCATGATTGAAAAGTTATTGAAAGAAGGTTGTCCTAGTAAACTAACGAATACTATCAATGAGCTATTATATGAAAGAACTGTAGACTTCACTATGGAAAATGGTACTTTACTAAGAAGAAAGGTAAACAAGGGCCTATCTCAGGGAGCAGTCCTTAGTCCGATATTATATAACATCtacactaataaaattatgagaaCAATCCCAAAGGAAGTGAAGCAGGTCCAGTTCGCAGACGATGTGGCGATAGTGTGCAGTGAAAAATACCTTACAAACagagtaaaattaatagaaagtGCTTTAGAGGATACACAAGAGGAATTAGACATAATTggactaaaaataaatccaCGAAAGACCAAAATAATGGAATTCAACAAGCATGGGACAATAGATAAAACAGTGAAGATTAAATTCGAAAACGAAGATATAAGGCTGTCAACAGAAGCAAAATTTCTTGGAATATGGCTAGATACAAGGCTAGCATGCGACAGGCAATGTAACGCAGTTAGAGATAAGGCAAGAAATGCCAACAACAtcttaaaatatgcaaataaggTGACAAGAGGTATGGAGGTAAACACAGCCCTACTATTGTACAAAAGCTTAGTCAGAGCAACAATAGAATATGGAATTATAATGTATCTACCCACCAATAGAGAAGAATCCACAATGAAAATAGAGAAGGCACAATACATGGGAGTGAGAACAGCCATGGGTTATAGGAACAGCACACCAACAAATGTGATGCTAGCCGAATCAAAGTTTCTGAGTATGAAAAATAGAGCAAGATTCTTGGCAAGAAACCACATAGTGAAAGTTGTAAGCGAATCTACCACTACAGGAAACGATGAAATTGAAGCAATCATGGAGCtagaaaaggaagaaatgaaTTACAGATTGACCTCCCCATGCTACAAGAGAAGCATAGCAGTGGAAGCGTGGAAACAAGTTAAAAAGGACATTgaaagtataaaaacaaacttaCGGGAAGAATTATTTACGACGAGTTACTGGGACGTAACAGACAATATAATTGTAGATACCGAAATTGGAAATTTATATAGTGTcaaagacaaaataattgaaaaggaGCTACTCAAGGACATTCAAGAGAAATATGAATTAAACCAGGACACAACAAGGATCTACACGGATGGATCCAAACAGGAAAAGGAGCCCTCGGTGGGGTGTGCCTTTATAGTTGAAAATGAGGAAAGAGGATATTTCTTGAGCCTAAACAAAGCGGCCTCAATATTTACTGCAGAAGCGTGCGCAGTAGCCAAAGCCATGGAATGGGTCTATCACCAAAAATGGAAGCAAAACGTCTTGATCCTGACAGACAGCCTAAGCACAGTAAATGCCCTAAGCAATAATGAAATCTCAACAACCtgcaatatttacatattggAAGCTAGAAAGTggtatagtaaaataataaaggaattaaaaataaaaatactaatagCATGGATCCCAGCACACAAAGGTATCTGGGGCAATGAAGAAGCGGATAAGCTAGCTAAAGAGGCCACTAAAGAGGAACACACGATAGAACTCAAAATTGCAAATAGAGATTTAAGAAACAAACATAAAGAGGAGTTAGCGCAAAGAAACAACAGTGAATTGGAAACCCAAGcggaaataaaaggaaaattcTACTTTgcaaacttttataaaaaagaggaaagaagtCCCTGGTTTAAAGGAACAAATCTGCCTAGAAGAGCCACAGTCCTATTCAACAGACTAAGAGCTAACCACTTCAACCTAAATTCAAGTTTGGCGCGAAAAGGTTATATAATATCCGAGAGATGTCAGTGTGGTAGCGAAAGAGAAGAATTGGATCACTTCACATTCAGTTGTAATATTCATGACGAGACAAGAATGAACATGAACCTAACGGAAGAATTGAACAGAGTTGGAGCAAGCAAACCCGATAGCGTCTGGAGCTGGCTGAGAAAGGAAGAATTGAGCACACTCAAA